ACCTCTGAAAAGTTCTGTGTTGCTAATTAGTTTGGAGATAAGTGTACAGGCCCACAGACACACCCACCACCTCCCAGATATTCTCCTGAGCTCTTGTGTGTTATTATTTGTGGTAAGAACCTAAGATCGACCCCCCCCCttagcaaatttttaaataataaacagtttaaatgggattcccaggtggttcagtggtgaagaatctcctgccttgcagaagacccaggttcgatccctgggttgggaagatcccctggagaagggcaaggcaacccagcccagtattcttacctggagaatcccatggacagaggagcctggagggctacggagTCACAAGGaattgtacacgactgagtgactaaagggaattccctggtggctcagaggataaagcttCTTCCTGCCATGCGggaaaccagggttcgatccctgggttgggaagattcccctggagaaggaaatggcaacccactccagtattcttgcctggagaatcccgtggactgaggagcctggccggctacagtgcaggggatcgcaaagagtcggacacaactgagctgtgTAGTGTAGtgtgagtgactaaacagcagaaACGTGTGGTTGCCAGGGTCACACTGAGCGGTGAGGCTCCGGGACTCACTCGAGCCGCACGGCTGGCTCCCCTTTGACCAGCCCTTCAtttcctctcctctgcctcttgTCCACTCTCCACCCTCGTGGAGCGCTGTTGTGGAGGAGCGTTTGCTGATGCGTCTGGCTCATCTCACCCAGCACCTGTGCCATCACAAAGGGCCAGTCCCCTTCTGTTTTGAGGCTCGTATTCCGTTGTACGCCTGTCCCGCGTTTTCCTTCTGTATCTCGATGGACATCTTGGTTGAGTTGTGACTGGTGCTGCAGGAAGCTTGGGAGCACAGGGCTTTCTTCGAGATTCTGGCTTCGGGCCTCTGGGTCAGTGCCCGGCGGGGATTGCTGGGTCGCATGGCCGCTCTCGTCTCCTTTTCTGAGGCACCTCCTCGCTGTTTGCTGCAGCGGCTGTGCCCATTCGCATCCCACCAGTCGCCCTCAGGGGCTCCCTTTGTTATCCCCCCAGCAGGGGCTGCTTTCCATTCCCCAGAGTAACTGACCTGTAACCGCTGTGAGGCGGTGTCTCTCGTGGGGTTTCCATTCCTCCTGATGATCTGCGATCTGGAGGTTCTGTTCATGGCCCTCTTGGCCATTCATGTGTGATGTCTGGAGAAATTtatattcaagtcctttgcctgtTTAAGAATTAGGTTATTCTTTTCAACAAGGAGTGGAAGCTCCAGGCAGAACAgccaggcaagaaaaagaaagaaaagtcatccTGGTCAGAAAGGAAGAGGTAAGGGGCTGTGCTTGCAGATGACGTGCTCTCCACTTGTAGCAAACCTGAACACTGCACAGTCGCTAGATCTTGAACAAGCTCGCCACGGTTACAGGGCACAGGAGCGCACGCAGGCCTCGCTGACGCTTCTGTCGCCTGCATCCAACTCTGAGAAGGAAATTGAGTCTGCCCCCCTTCCAGTAGCAGCGGAAAGGGTCCGATAGCCAGGGACACGCAGCCGTGTCCTCCAGGCAGGTGCTTACCCTCCCAGGGGCCCCTGACGGGAGCGGAGGAGAGGGCCCTGGGCCTGCGAGGGCCCGCCCGAGAGCACCTCCAGGGAGGCGGCCAGGACGCTGCCCGGTGTCCGCCCAGCCCGGCAGGCGGACAGCAGGAAGTCGGGGCGAGTGGGGCCCCGGCGCCTCTGCCGTGAGTCCTCACCCTGCCTGGCAGCTTCGGTTTCCTCTCCACACCGTCTTCCTGCCCCGACTGAAGGTTCTAGCCCCGAGAggtctctctctgccttcctgctCCTGTGCACGCGCGGGCACGCGTACATGTGTGCCTCCAAGCCCGACCTCGCAAGGGTCCCCTTCCTGCAGGACAGGCAGGCTGTATGGGGTCAGGTCCCAGCGCCTGCCTGGGGTAGCGGGGCCCCCCAGGGAGCCTACGGGGGTCGCGGAAGGGCTGCCTAGGGGGCCCACACTGCAGCCCCGCGTCCTCACCATGTCACCCCGCACGCCCTTCGAGGGGACAGGTGTCTGCCAGGCGTGCTAacatgttcatttttaaagttgcACGTTTAACGGGCCTGACCACAGCCTTCGCATGCCGGTTCTGGCCCAGAAGTGAGGAGGCGCCCTTGGGCCGAGCACAGAGCAACCTCTGCCAGGAGCCGCAGAGCCCTTCTTAGCCCCGCAGCCCGTATCCAGGGAGGCCCCGCGCCCCTCGGTCAGCCCCCAGCACGGGCAATGACCCTGGGGAGCCGTagctgtgctttttgttttttaattggaagtcTTCCATAAACATGATCTACTCTCCAGTCCTTGCGGTTTATTTTTCATCCGAGTTACACATGCAGGGAGAAGTTTCTCGGGCGAGCCCAGCATCCATGTACCTGCGTCCCTGCGCCCGGGTGTGCACAGGTGCCCAGGGTCCAGGCTGGAGGGCGAGCCGGCCTGTCTTCCTCAGGACCAGTGCTCAGGCTGCTGATACCCCAGGGCTCCCTGGGGACGTGGTGTCCGCCGAGGCTGGAGGGCGAGCCAGCTTGTCTCCCCAGGGCGGGTGCACAGGCCGCCGATgccctggggctccctgaggacgCGGTGTCCGCTGAGGCTGGAGGGTGGGCTGGCCTGTCTCCCCAGCGCCCACGCTCAGGCCGCCGAAGCCCTGGGACTCCCTGGGGACGCGGTGTCCACCGAGGCTGGAGGGTGGGCCTGGGGCCTAAGGGCCGGTGGGCTCCACGCAGTGCACAGAGGCCCCTTTGACATTCTCGTGCGGGAGCGTGAGCGGGATCTTGAGCACCCAGGACCCGGGCTCCTCCTCCCCGCCTCTGGCGTCTCCTCTCTGAGGTCAGTTTCTTCTGGGCTGTCATTGGTCACCATGCAGCTGGTGGTCAGGcgtcctctcttctcctcctcctgcagcTGAATCTTCCTCCTTTGAAGTTGTCCGACCTCCACACTGATCTGAAGATTCAAGAGCGGGACGAATTCAAGTGGAAGAAGCTGAAGGCTGAGGGCCTGGATGAGGACGGGGAGGAAGAGGCGAAGCTGGTCCGCAGCCTCAGCGGTACTTCCCTTCTCGCTCCCCTCTCCTCTGGCCAAGAGCAGTGGTCGCCCCGACGCAGGCTCCAGCTCGGTGTTCTGACTTGGTCTGTGGGCAGGACAAGAGTCAGGACGCTCCTGTGAGCCTGAGCCCTGCAGGGTGACCCTCAGCTCCAGGGCAAGGGCATCCGGCTGAGCGAGCTCCCAGTGGCCGAAGCCCCGGGTCTGTCTGGTCCAGGAAGACGGCCGGGGCGGCCTGGAGTCACCTAGACGAGGAGGCGGGGTGTTCCTGGGGTCTAGTCCCCTGGGAAGAGCAGAGCCCTCACGGTCCACGGCCATGCCCAGACAGGCCGCCTTGTTTGTCTGGGTGACACTGGTCTCTGTGGGCGCCCAGGTGACCTGGCAGGAGACTCAGCTGGCCTGGAGAGCTGGAGCCTGAGCTGGGCCCGCCGATCTGGGGGTGGTGTTCCCCGAGCGGCTGGCCGTCTTCTGGGTGTGGCCCGAGACCCCACAtcccacccgccccccaccccggccgACGTAGCCCCTTTACAAGGCAGATGCCACACCTGGGTGTCCACATAGTATGGCATCCAGACAGGACCCAGCGGTGGCCAGATCTGCCCTGCGCCCTGCAGACGGTGGTCACCCCTGCCCGGCGTCTCAGGGAGCTGGCGTGGAGGGTTGGCCTGGAGGCTGGGCTGACGGCAGACCCGCCCCCCCAAGCCAAGTCCTCACGGACGGCTGGGCCACCCCTCGGGCTGCACCTCCTGTGGGTCTGGCTCCCGTCGTTGGGTGAAGGGCTTCTGCAGTTTAGGAAGAGGGTCACACACGGGTTCTTAATGTTTCGAAAACCACAGGCTGGACACCAGGAGCACAGCCTCTCCATGGCTTACTCAAGACCCCTGTGGGCTGAGCCCCCAGGCAGGGTAGACAGGGCAGTGTAGCCCCACGAGGTGAGCTCAGTCTGAACGGGGCCCAAGGTGCCTCCAGCAGCAGGCCCAGGGCCAGGAGCTGGGTGTGGGGGCTGCACAGGAGGCTGCGGGCCCCTCAGGGACCACGCGTGTCCAGTGCTCCTGGAGTCAGGCCAGAGGAGGGTCTGGGGGTCAGGGGCCAGGTGGCCTCAGCTTGAACGAGGACGCCAGGGATGGAGGTCAGGGGAGAGGAAGCTCAGGACCCCAGGAAGCCCGGGGGTGAAGCCTGGAGGGTGGATCCTGTCTGCAGCCTGGGGGCCCCATCCCTCTgagcagggagggcagggcagcgGGGTGGTTGATGGGAGTGGGCGGAGATGCCAGGAGGGGCGTCCAGGGCAGACCCAGCAGCCCAGCCCCGCTGCGGAGAGAGCTGCCTCCAGACCTCCCCAGGTACCCACCCTCCCCGACACAGCGCGGAGATGCAGGCCCCTGTGTGGTGTGGAGGCCGTGGGTGGGCGCTGTGTCCTGGTTGCTACGGAGAAACGTCAGCCAGTCGCTGGCCTGCAGTGACCAGCCAGCAGCGGCTGAGCCAGTCCCCGCTCCACTGTCGTTAGTAAACTTTCCCCTGGCAGCTGTTGACAGCAAGGTCCCACCGTTAGAAATCTTCTCCAGATTTAGACATGGGTTGTGGGGGGGCTGCCCTGCCCACGTGGCCCCGTCCACTTCCGTCCCAGCTGGACCTTGCCCCTCGACAGGATCAGATGGCGAACCTGTGAAGGCGGTCCCAGGTGCCAGGCCTGTGCGCGGCTCTCCGCACAGGGAGGGGGTAGAGGGGTTGGCTGGAAGCCGGCCGGGGTGGGGGAGCCCCAGGTCCCTGCTCCTCCCCAGGTCCTGAGCGGCAGAGGAGGGTACTGCCCCCAGCCCACCGCCCTGACCCCGCCCTGCTCCCTCCTAGTCATCCTGGCCAAGTACGGTCTGGACGGCAGAAAGGACTCGCGGGTCGTGAGCAGCAATTTTGTCGACCATGGCCCGGACGACGAGAGCCTGGAGGACCCCCGGCTGGAGAAGCTGTGGCACAAGGTACCCTCTGCCGAGAGCCACCCTCGGCCCTGGCGTCCTGCCCGGGGCAGCCTGTCTCACCCTGCGGGCCTTCCTCCCCGGCCCCGCTGGCCTGTAGTCCCGTGTCTGCCCCACCTGGAGTGCTTGCTGCTGTGAACAGGAGCTCGCAACGTGTGTTTGCATGGGAGTTTCTCGTGGCACATGGGGGCCTGAGCCTCGCGCGTTGCCAAGCGTGCTCATGAACCTGTGGTTAGAAACGCAGGCTCGGGGTGTCATGAGCGGCTCTTTTCACTTGGTGCCTGAACTGTCAACCTGTGAACAGGGCGGGCAGCGGGGGCACTGACCGTTCCCTGCCCAGGGAGAACCCGCGTGTAAGTAGGAGTCAGCCCTCTGTCTGCGGACAGCCAACTGCTGATCGTGTAGCAGTGCAgtgtttttttttgaaataaccTGCATGTAAATGGGCCCACAGGGGTCAGACCTGTGTCCGGGGTCATCTGTGTGTGATCTGCGCTTGGATCCTGTGGATGGTTTCTGTGAGCTCGGCCAGGGTGGGGGTGCCAGCTGGCCGGGGGCTGTGGGGGTCTTCTCTCTGGGACCTGCCATCCTTGGTCATGAGGGGTGGGGCCGGAGGGGGGAGCTTCCTCGGGGCTGAGCCCAGGACCCGTTATTCCCTCGTGTGTATGCACCCTGCACCCCTACCCCTGGGCAGGTGGGGCGATGCCCTGGGGAGTGGCCAGGActcccctggcccctgccccggCCCAAGGTCCTGCTGGGGTCCATCCCCATGCCCGGCTCGCTGGGTGGTCTCCCCGCCATCTGCCCTGGAGGCGGTCAGGTCTGGGCTCCTGCCCTGCCCCGCGGTAAGGCGGGTGAAGGCTGAGAACCGGGCCTGTGCTGAGGTCCCGCTGGCCCGGGTGAGAGTGGGCCCCGGGGCGTTCACCGGAGGCGCTACCCTTGCAGGCGAAGACCTCTGGGAAGTTCTCCAGCGAAGAACTGGACAAGCTGTGGCGGGAGCTTCAGCACCACAAGGAGAAGGTGCAGGAGTACCACGCGCTGCTGGAGACCCTGGGTGGGGCCGAAGGTGCTCCCTGCGCCGTCGGGGCCCAGACTGTTCCAGAacggggcggtggggggggggctGAAGGTGCTCCCTGCGGCAGCCCGGGCCCAGAATGTTCCAGaactggggggggggggagcaCCACGCCCTCAGGGGCGGGGCCGAAGGTGCTCCCTGCGCCGGCAGGGCCCAGACTGTTCCAGAACAAGGAGGGGGTGGTCCACACCCTCAGGCCTCCCGGCTTCTGAGCAGGAGCGGCTCGGGCCCCATCAGGTGCTCAGATGGGCTGCCTCTCCTGTCGCCTCGGGGGTAGCCCCCAAGGGGTGGTGGTCTCAGGGCCTACCTCGGAGTCAGCAGGGTGGGGCGCGGGGCGCAGCGTCCCAGGCCGGCCCCTCACAGGCCCCCGGCCTGGCTCCAGCAGAAAGCCACGAGAACGCCATCGGGCCAGTGGACCTGCGTGGCGTGCAGGCGGAGGCGCTGGCGAGCAGGCATGCGGAGCTGAAGGACCGGCTGCGGAGCATCGGCCAGGGCTTCGACCGGCTGCGCAGGGTCAGCCACCAGGGCTACGGCGCCGAGACTGGTGAGCCGCCACCCAGCTGTGACACCCGTCCTGGCGTCCTCCACCCTCTGTTCCCTGAGCGCTGACCACGGGGCGGCCACTGCTCCTCAGCCCAATGCGGGCGCCCTGGGCTTGCTCAGCCCGCAGGGGTAGGGCGCCCGGACCATGCCGCAGGCCCACTGTGCCGACCTGCTGAATTTCCGGGGAGCAGGGACCCCCTCGGGCCCGGCCGTGCGGAGGGGTGGGGCCAAGGCTGGCCGCGGTGCCTcagcccctgccctccaggggCGGCACACCGGGTGGCTCCTCCTGCTGGAGCGCTTCCTGCAGCCTCGGGCAGCAGGAGGGGTctgcaggggaggggtggggagctggCCACGTGGCCCACGTGCTCCCAGCTTCCtccagggctggagggaggtggCTGACAAGCGCTGGCTAAAGGGTCCCCTCCATTTGGTTTCCATTGCTCCGGAGCTGTGAGGACAGGCAGCAGCTTGAGTCTCAGCCTAGAGCTGCGGGTGGGGGACCCCGCAGAGTCAGAGGCGCCCCCCAGCCTTGGAGTGCGCCCCCTGCTCACTCGAGCAGCGGCTCCTGTGCCCTGGGGAGTGGCGGCCTGACCTGGGAGCTGCAGGCTGAGCGCGGGCACAAGGAGTGCTTCCCGAGGACGCTGGCACACGCCCTGTGCCCTGCACAGGTGGCACATGGCCCCTGGGCGTCTCGGGCAGGAGTCACAGCCCGTCTTCACTCTCGTGCAGAGTTCACAGAGCCCCGGGTGCTGGATCTCTGGGACATGGCCAAGTCAGCCAACTTCACCGAGAAGGAGCTGGAGTCCTTCCGGGTAAGGGTGGCGCCCCAGCCCCGTGGGGTGGCAGCGTCTCCTTGGTGGACGCGCTGATGATGCGGGAAAGGCCCCCTTCTCCAACCCCAGCAGACCAGCGTGTGCACAGCACCGTTTCCAGTCGCCCCCTGCTGCCCCGAGTCCTGGTCGGCGGCCCGTGTGGGACAAAGCCGACCTCCAGCAgcggacactttcacttttcacttccatgcattggagaaggaaatggcaacccactccagtgttcttgcctggagaatcccagggacaggggagcctggtggggtgccatctatggggtcgcacagagtcggacgcgactgacgtgacttagtagtagtagtagcggCGGGCGCTGTGCCTCCAGGCCGTCTGCTGAGTTTGGGGCTCACCGGGTGTGAGGAGTAGTCTCGTAGGACAGGTGGATTCAGACGGTTATGGAGGCACCCCTGAGGCCCTGCAGGGCCTGTGCtggacccagagggagggagggtttTGGGGTCACTCACCTCCACATGGTCCTGTCGTGGCAGAGCCACCACAGGTCAAGGGTCAGGGAAGGGCACGGGCCCCGGGCCTGTGAGGCTGTTGGTTCCCTGGACAGGAGCGCGGGGCGGGGTGGGCGCTGCGCTCCAGGGCCCTGCAGAGCGGAAGGTGGTGGACATGTGTGGGAGGCGTCTGTCGCGGGCCTGGAGGCGGTGGGGTGTGTCGGGGAGGTTCAGTTGTTTCAATCTCATCCCAGGAGGAGCTCAAGCACTTTGAAGTTAAAATTGAAAAGCACAACCATTACCAGAAGCAGCTAGAAATTTCTCACCAGAAGCTGAAGCACGTGGAGAGCTTTGGGGACCAGCAGCACGTCACCCGCAACAGGGAGCGCTACGCCACGCTGGAGGAGAGGACCAAGGAGCTGGGCTACAAGGTGGGCGTGCGGCGCCTGCCGCCCCGGCACTCAGCCGCACGCAGGGGCGTCGGACGCATGGTCAggcccccgcccctgcccgggGGCTGCACAGCCCTGGGGGGGTCGGGGCTGGGCTGTGGGGCAGGGGCCTCCCAggcctcccctctgccccaccaCCCCGCCTCCGGGCCCCCCACCAGGTGACCAGCAAGAGGTTTGGTGTGGCTGCACCCACAGGGGGCGGCGGGCAGGCAGGACGGAGCCGGGCTCTTCCAGCCGCACAGCTGGGACGTGTGGCCCGCCCCGGTCCTGAGTGACCTTCATCCCCGTGAGCTGCCCGGTGGCTCTGGGGGCTCCTGAGTGGCCGCAGGAGCCGGCGGAGCTTCGGGCCGGGGACACGTGGGCTCCATACTCGGCGCCACGGGAGATGGGCCACAACAGGCGGCCGTCACAGCGTCGCTCCCCGTGCGCGGCGGGCGCCCTCGGTGGGGTGACGTGGGAATCCCGGAGGACGTGCAGGACGCAGAGACCGAAGCCTCCTCGCTGGGGCACCTGACCCGGCAGGGCCTCCCTCTGGTCATGAGCCGTGAGCCTACAGCTCAGGGCACCTCCCAGGCACCAAGATCTGAGGGGCCCGTCTCCggagggggcttgggttcagGCTCAGTGAGGCAGCGAGGGGCAGGCGGTGTGGACCCACTGCGGAGCCAGCGGCACAGGCGTGGACACCACTGTGGGTGCACAGGGGAGCCAGGCCCGCAGAGGGCTCTGCAAGGGCCTGCTCTGTGCCTCCTGTATAGGGCACCCTCCCTATTCAGGATAAGTtagaggggaaagaaaggaaagtacCAGAATGGGGGGGGACGACCGGGGAGAAGCCAGACCCTGCTGTGacgagaggaagaagagggaagcttccccagtggtgctCTGTGGAAGCCCCAGCTGCTGCCCCGCTCCAGGCCCCACCAGCCCAGGGGGCTCCCACCCTCGGGCTCTGTGTGCCCGGGGAGCAGGGCAGAGCccggggaggagggcagagccggGCCCTGAGAGGCCACGGAGGCCCCCGCCGCTGTGATGAGGACAGAGCCTGGGGAGCCAGGGgtgggctgggtcttcattcgttgtttgtttttgtgtattttttgttgCACGCTGAAACCGCGTAGCTTGAGAATCAGGTtaaactacagggaaaaaaagagcaaagaccACCACACACAGAGGCCACACGGTAGGCTCCTAAACAGTCAGTGGGTCACGGAAGAAATGGAGGAAGAAGTCAGAGTGACCTGGAGACAAAACCCAGGGGACGCCGCAGGAGCAGTTCCAGCAGGGCGGTTTGTAGCCACACAAGCCCACCTCGGGGGGCGGAACATGCAACCTGACCTTACACTGGAACCAGAGAAAGAACAGACAAACCCAGAGTCAGGAGAGGGACAGGGACAAAGGTCAGAGCAGAAAcgtgaggaggaaaaaaagactaaaaaaattaGGAAAGGTCAACGAAACGAAGAGCTGGTGTGTTAGAAAAACAGAATTACGTGGGGGCTCTgcccgcagtgcgggagacccgggttccatccctgggtcgggaagatccccagagaaggcaatggcaacccactccagtactcttgcctggagaattccatggatggaggagcccggtgggctacagtctgtggggtcgcacagtcagacacgactaagggaccttacttttactttcaaacagaattgataaacctttagccagactcatcaagaagaaaagaagtgAGGATGCTGGGTGGAGAGAGAGGCCCTTCGTGGGGTTCCCCAGAGGCTGTTTCTGGTTAATGAACTGCTCCGATACTTTATCTTATGGGTTATAGATGGGGGCTCAGTGGGGAGGCACTTGGAAAGCGAACCGCCGAGCTCTTCTCTGCAGCAGTAGGCTGAGCCTCGGGCCGTGCGCAGCTCTCCCGTGTGACCAGCCCGCACTGTTCCTGCAGGTGAAGAAGCACATGCAGGACCTGTCCAGCCGCATCTCCAGGGCCCGCCACAACGAGCTCTGAGGCCCCAGCGAGCTCTGAGGCCCCGAAGCGCAGCCAGCCGCACGGAGGAGGAGGCAGCGGCCTGGGGTTCCCGAAGAGGGCCCCAGACCCTCAGGAGTCACTTGTCCGCCAGCAGAACCTCAGGGAAGGCGTGGAGGGGACCAGCCAGGAGGGGCCGTAGCCGGAAGGGCGGACAGACTGCCGCGGGTGCCCCGGGGCCGGGAGGAGCTCCACAAGCCCGCGCCCCCTGCCTGACAGCCGGCTGCCCCCATGTCAGGAACGCGGTTCCCAGCTGCCCCTGGAGCGGTGGCCGCTGTGCTACAAGGCCGCGGTTTGCATTGAAATCCTACGACTGCCACCGGAAATGCCATGTACAGAAGTCCTTACACGTACGTGACAGTATTTAATTAAACCTCGCCGTCACAGCTGTCACCGGCCCCGCCTTGCTGTGTCTGCTGGGCCCGGGGACTCCAGGCCCGTCTCCTGCCCCGTCCCCATGCCCCCAGTCTCTCTGTTGGGAGATGTGGGAGGGCTGCTGGGCTTGGCTGGGCCTCCCTGGCTTGGCGCTGAACTCCTTGGGTGGGTGGAGTACCACCCTGGCCTCTGACGTGAGGTCCTACCCCTGCGGGTCGGAGTTGCAGGGGAGCCCAGCAGCCTGCAGGGCTCACCGACCACTCTGGACTGTTCCTGGCCCCTCGGCCAAGGGCCTAAGGCAGGGCCGGATCCACAGGGCCCGTGGGCCCCAGACACTGCTGGGCGCCGTGTCCTgctctcagccatgtctgacttgcCATCATCACTGGCACCCTGGGGGCAGACGCCCTGTTAGCTGGTCTTAGAAGGAAGGCCAGGGCAGCCGTCCCGGACCGTCGCAGCACCGGGAAGAGCAGGAGGGGGTCCTATGGCAGGAGGTCCCCCCTCCAGGTCACTGGGCCTGGCGCCTGTCCAGCCTCGGAGACCCACCCAGGCCCTCACATCGTGTCTGCCCCCGACTGCCCACTGCCATGTCCCTCCCAGCCGGGGCCAGGCTgcgggcagggctggggccacTGCACTCAGCCATCTGAGGACAAAGGAGGACCTGTGCCTTCCAGGGTGGAGCCCAGGCGTCCAGAGTGCTTGGGTGCTTGGGTGGTAAGAGCCCCCAGCCACACGCTGAGGGCTGAGACCCCTCTGCAGGAACATCCTGGCCCTTGTGGGCTCACAGTGGGGGACAGAACAGGGTCCGCCCGGGACATGGACGCTAACGGGGACTCAGTTTACTGTCCGAGGAGCCGACAGCCTGGAGGCTGCTCCTGGCTCAGACGTGCCGGAGGAGCGACGGGCCCTCGCCGGTCTCTCGTTGGCCCTGGAGGGCGTCGGTGAGGCGAAGGCCCTGCTCAGGGGCAGCGGCTGCTCTGTGCAGCTGTGGCTTCTCAACGATCATTTGGGGCAGACAGTGTTCATACAAGGCAAAGAACATGCCTGTGGCTCAGCGGGCTCCCCACGAATGCTGGGGACCCACACCAGCCCACCAAGTGCAGGGCCCCAGGGTCCCCCAGCACTCTTCTCTGAAGCAAGCCACTTAGGGTGTCCCCAAAACCTCCACGTTGGAACCTAACCTCCAAGGTGATGGCACCCGGAGGCGGGGCCTTGAGGTAATCAGGTCAGGAGGTGGGGTCCTCATGAAGGGTGTCGGTGCCTTTACAGGAGAGACCCCAGGGAGCACCCTTGTCTCCTCTAACGTGAGAACACGGTGAGGAAGAGGAGGCTGGCCCCACCAGACCTCCCCCAGCATAACCTGtccttccaacctccagaaccgGAAGTAAACAGttaagccccaccccacccccgcctgtGGTTTTCACAGTGGGCCTGCCTCAGCTCACGGTGACACTTCCTCCTCCCGACCCCCACCTCGCAGACCCGGGCCCTGGCCAAGGGTGCTTGTGTGTGAGCCCACAGAAGGCTGCCAGGCCGGGCCCATCCCCACGTCCAGCTCCTCACTTGCCTCCCTTGGGCTTGCCTCAGGTGCCTTAGCCCTGCCGATGGATacttagaaccagacgtggaacaacggactggttccaagttgggaaaggagtatgacaagccctgcttattaa
This is a stretch of genomic DNA from Bos mutus isolate GX-2022 chromosome 6, NWIPB_WYAK_1.1, whole genome shotgun sequence. It encodes these proteins:
- the LRPAP1 gene encoding alpha-2-macroglobulin receptor-associated protein isoform X2, with amino-acid sequence MASRRVLSGLRAVRQPPPPLLLLLLLLGPWAAAGHAGKYSREKNEPAPPSKREPAAEFRMEKLNQLWEKAQRLNLPPLKLSDLHTDLKIQERDEFKWKKLKAEGLDEDGEEEAKLVRSLSVILAKYGLDGRKDSRVVSSNFVDHGPDDESLEDPRLEKLWHKAKTSGKFSSEELDKLWRELQHHKEKVQEYHALLETLGGAEESHENAIGPVDLRGVQAEALASRHAELKDRLRSIGQGFDRLRRVSHQGYGAETEFTEPRVLDLWDMAKSANFTEKELESFREELKHFEVKIEKHNHYQKQLEISHQKLKHVESFGDQQHVTRNRERYATLEERTKELGYKVKKHMQDLSSRISRARHNEL
- the LRPAP1 gene encoding alpha-2-macroglobulin receptor-associated protein isoform X1; this encodes MASRRVLSGLRAVRQPPPPLLLLLLLLGPWAAAGHAGKYSREKNEPAPPSKREPAAEFRMEKLNQLWEKAQRLNLPPLKLSDLHTDLKIQERDEFKWKKLKAEGLDEDGEEEAKLVRSLSVILAKYGLDGRKDSRVVSSNFVDHGPDDESLEDPRLEKLWHKAKTSGKFSSEELDKLWRELQHHKEKVQEYHALLETLGGAEAESHENAIGPVDLRGVQAEALASRHAELKDRLRSIGQGFDRLRRVSHQGYGAETEFTEPRVLDLWDMAKSANFTEKELESFREELKHFEVKIEKHNHYQKQLEISHQKLKHVESFGDQQHVTRNRERYATLEERTKELGYKVKKHMQDLSSRISRARHNEL